DNA from Actinomycetota bacterium:
TCCGACGCGTCACCGATCGACCCGTACCGGCTGGTGCACGAGATCAACGAGTTCCTCACCCCCGACTCGCTCTACATCGGCGACGGCGGCGACATCGTCACGTTCTCCGGCCAGGTGGTGCAGCCGAAGTCGCCTGGCCACTGGATGGACCCTGGTCCACTCGGGACACTCGGCGTCGGCGTGCCGTTCGTGATGGCCGCCAAGTACGCCCGCCCCGAGAAGGAGGTCGTGTGCCTCTTCGGTGACGGCGCGTTCAGCCTGACCGGCTGGGACTTCGAGACGCTGGTGCGGTTCAACCTGCCGTTCATCGGCATCGTGGGCAACAACTCCTCGATGAACCAGATCCGCTACGGCCAGGCCGCCAAGTACGGCGACGACCGGGGCCGCATCGGCAACACCCTCGGCCACGTGCGCTACGGCGAGTTCGCCCGGCTGCTCGGGGGATACGGCGAGGACGTCTCCGACCCCGCCGAGATCCGGCCGGCGCTGGAGCGGGCCCGCGAGTCGGGCAAGCCGTCGCTCATCAACGTGTGGGTCGACCCGGAGGTCTACGCCCCGGGAACCATGAACCAGACCATGTACAAGTGAGGGGACGACCGGAATGGCAGACACAGCAGACCCCGGCAAGGCTCTCGAAGGCGTCCGTGTCCTCGACATGACCCACGTCCAATCAGGACCGTCGTGCACGCAGATCCTGGCGTGGCTCGGCGCGGACGTGGTGAAGCTCGAGGCGACGACGGGAGAC
Protein-coding regions in this window:
- a CDS encoding thiamine pyrophosphate-dependent enzyme: SDASPIDPYRLVHEINEFLTPDSLYIGDGGDIVTFSGQVVQPKSPGHWMDPGPLGTLGVGVPFVMAAKYARPEKEVVCLFGDGAFSLTGWDFETLVRFNLPFIGIVGNNSSMNQIRYGQAAKYGDDRGRIGNTLGHVRYGEFARLLGGYGEDVSDPAEIRPALERARESGKPSLINVWVDPEVYAPGTMNQTMYK